Proteins from a single region of Syntrophales bacterium:
- a CDS encoding outer membrane lipoprotein carrier protein LolA, whose translation MPAAVRGAEAPPLEKLLADMQERYEKTESLKGRFIQEVTVKGSKKAEREEGTVYFRNPGRMAWHYEKPKAKKLIIGPRTSWLYVPEDRAVYVQKAESLLKSRLTIRFFTGLGKLREDFQIEYARPDAVDRDGNLLLVLTPRDSGLGVSRLNLTVGREDLQVHEVRFTDSFGNFTRVAFRDLRENVAIPDRTFSFQPPKGVEVLHLP comes from the coding sequence TTGCCCGCAGCAGTCCGTGGAGCGGAAGCGCCGCCTCTGGAAAAGCTTCTGGCGGACATGCAGGAACGGTATGAGAAAACCGAATCCCTGAAGGGACGCTTTATCCAGGAAGTGACGGTGAAGGGATCGAAAAAGGCCGAACGGGAGGAAGGAACGGTCTACTTTCGAAATCCCGGCCGGATGGCCTGGCATTACGAGAAACCGAAAGCAAAGAAGCTGATCATCGGCCCCAGGACCTCATGGCTTTACGTCCCGGAAGACCGGGCCGTTTATGTCCAGAAGGCCGAAAGCCTGCTCAAATCCCGTCTGACCATCCGCTTCTTCACCGGGCTGGGAAAACTGCGGGAGGATTTCCAGATCGAGTACGCCAGGCCCGATGCCGTCGACCGGGACGGAAACCTGCTGCTCGTCCTTACACCCCGCGATTCCGGCCTGGGCGTCTCCCGGCTGAACCTGACCGTAGGCAGGGAAGATCTCCAGGTTCACGAAGTTCGATTCACCGATTCCTTCGGGAATTTCACCCGGGTTGCCTTTCGGGATCTCAGGGAGAACGTAGCAATACCCGACCGGACGTTTTCCTTCCAACCCCCAAAGGGCGTCGAGGTTCTCCATCTTCCATAA
- a CDS encoding amylo-alpha-1,6-glucosidase — protein sequence MTTPSLENLSVLSRETLLGLEWLETNGRGGYASSTVLNCHTRKYHALLAANLKTPPGRFVLLSKLEESFQCGDRSIPLFCHRFPGCFIPAATPPLRAFRWMPGPVFEFAATGFLLRKEILMVFEEDQVLVRYELLEGPPRGELVIRPFLAYRGIHDLARQNGYIQVRPHRMADGFSLQPYDGMPSIFFQTSVPPSQDHAPDWHFHFEYERERERGYEWKEDLFTPGRLTIPLEPGKPVFFSSSLNLCRRNLTGLWKIESNRRKRETADDRSFLDRCDPGDRPAMHSLLRAGRQFLIRTPAGRPAVIAGYPWFTDWGRDALISLPGLTFRAGRAETGTEILIGLAEQEHGGLLPNFYSDDGHPGSFNAVDAPLWFFWAVQEMLAATGDLDLVRKRFWPVLKRILRHMIEGTSFDIYMDSRGLLHAGSEEMNLTWMDARVGGVPMTPRGGFAVEVNALWYNAVCFAAELADRFGERDFSLGGLPSRIRRSFQEVFWNEKGNCLGDVLQGGRLDPSVRPNQVIAAALPFSPLDPDRMAAVVEIVRRSLLTPRGLRTLARTDSRYHGRYEGDEASRDRAYHQGTVWPWLLLPFGMALLRTSDRREAEAFLLGHLRIFIREHLPEAGIGSISEVFDGDPPHRPGGCIAQAWSVAAVLHLHSLLQAGTTGMEEGRKPAA from the coding sequence ATGACGACGCCGTCGCTGGAAAACCTTTCTGTCCTCTCCCGAGAAACCCTCCTTGGACTGGAGTGGCTGGAGACCAACGGCCGGGGCGGTTACGCCTCCAGCACGGTCCTGAACTGCCATACGAGAAAATACCACGCGCTTCTGGCGGCAAACCTGAAGACACCGCCGGGGCGTTTCGTCCTCCTCTCCAAGCTGGAGGAATCCTTTCAATGCGGAGACCGGAGCATCCCCCTCTTCTGCCACCGCTTCCCCGGCTGTTTTATACCTGCGGCGACACCGCCCCTGCGGGCCTTCCGCTGGATGCCGGGACCCGTTTTCGAGTTCGCCGCCACGGGCTTTCTGCTCCGCAAGGAGATCCTGATGGTTTTCGAGGAGGACCAGGTTCTCGTCCGCTACGAGCTTCTCGAGGGTCCGCCGCGTGGCGAGCTGGTGATCCGTCCCTTCCTGGCATATCGAGGCATCCATGACCTGGCCCGCCAAAACGGATACATCCAGGTCCGGCCCCACCGGATGGCAGACGGCTTTTCCCTCCAGCCCTACGACGGGATGCCCTCCATCTTTTTCCAGACCAGCGTCCCCCCCTCGCAGGACCATGCCCCGGACTGGCATTTCCATTTCGAATACGAACGGGAGCGGGAGCGGGGTTACGAATGGAAGGAGGACCTGTTCACCCCCGGCAGACTGACGATTCCCCTGGAGCCGGGGAAACCCGTCTTTTTCTCCTCCTCCCTGAACCTCTGCCGCCGGAACCTGACGGGCCTCTGGAAGATCGAGTCGAACCGGCGGAAACGGGAGACCGCGGACGACCGGTCTTTCCTCGATCGGTGCGATCCGGGGGACCGGCCTGCCATGCACTCCCTTCTTCGGGCGGGACGGCAGTTCCTGATCCGCACCCCCGCCGGCCGGCCGGCCGTCATCGCCGGCTACCCATGGTTCACCGACTGGGGCCGCGACGCGTTGATCTCACTCCCCGGGCTTACATTCCGGGCAGGCAGGGCTGAAACGGGAACGGAAATCCTGATCGGCCTGGCCGAACAGGAACATGGGGGGCTCCTCCCGAACTTCTACTCCGACGACGGACATCCCGGGTCGTTCAACGCCGTCGACGCCCCGCTCTGGTTCTTCTGGGCGGTGCAGGAGATGCTGGCCGCTACGGGCGACCTGGACCTGGTGCGGAAGCGTTTCTGGCCGGTCCTCAAGCGGATCCTCCGCCACATGATCGAAGGAACGTCCTTCGACATCTACATGGACAGCCGGGGCCTTCTCCACGCCGGATCGGAGGAGATGAACCTGACCTGGATGGACGCCCGGGTGGGCGGCGTCCCCATGACGCCCAGGGGCGGCTTCGCCGTGGAGGTGAACGCCCTCTGGTATAACGCCGTCTGCTTCGCCGCCGAGCTGGCGGATCGCTTCGGTGAACGCGACTTCTCCCTGGGTGGCCTCCCGTCGCGCATCCGCCGCTCCTTTCAGGAGGTCTTCTGGAACGAAAAAGGGAATTGCCTGGGAGACGTTCTGCAGGGCGGCCGGCTGGATCCGTCCGTCCGGCCCAACCAGGTCATCGCGGCCGCCCTTCCCTTCTCCCCCCTCGATCCGGATCGGATGGCAGCGGTTGTGGAAATCGTCCGGAGATCCCTCCTGACTCCCCGGGGTCTCCGCACACTCGCCCGGACGGACTCCCGCTACCATGGCCGTTACGAGGGAGACGAGGCATCCCGGGACCGGGCATATCACCAGGGGACGGTCTGGCCGTGGCTCCTCCTTCCCTTCGGCATGGCCCTTCTCCGGACCTCGGACCGGCGGGAAGCGGAGGCGTTCCTACTCGGGCACTTGCGCATCTTCATCCGGGAGCACCTCCCGGAAGCCGGCATTGGAAGCATCTCGGAGGTCTTCGACGGCGATCCCCCCCACCGCCCGGGCGGCTGCATCGCCCAGGCCTGGAGCGTCGCCGCCGTTCTGCACCTTCATTCTCTCCTCCAGGCGGGGACAACAGGGATGGAGGAGGGCCGGAAGCCGGCGGCATGA